From one Phocoena sinus isolate mPhoSin1 chromosome 6, mPhoSin1.pri, whole genome shotgun sequence genomic stretch:
- the GOLM1 gene encoding Golgi membrane protein 1 isoform X4, translating to MMGLGNGRRSMKSPPLVLAALVACIIVLGFNYWIASSRSVDLQTRIVELEGRVRRAAAERGAVEMKKNEFQGELEKQREQLDKIQSSHNFQMESVNKLYQDEKAVLVNNITTSERLIRTLQDQLKALQKNYGRLQQDVLQFQKNQTNLERKFSYDLNQCINQMKEVKEQCEERIEEVTKKGNEAVASRDLSEQKDQSQQLQASSEPQPRPQEAGLPQAEVPQARGNMPSNSEPQTPVPSSEVALDLKKQEGTKEIQVVSKEELQRDGLGLSKEPGREQNAEEDRRVGGKGRGEPGELGQTPQVPAALLASQENQEMESPERDQLVIPDGQEEERDAEEEGRNRQKLGAEDDYNMDENEAESETDKQAALAGNDRNGNGIS from the exons ATGATGGGATTGGGAAACGGGCGTCGGAGCATGAAGTCGCCGCCCCTCGTGCTGGCTGCCCTGGTGGCCTGTATCATTGTCCTGGGCTTCAACTACTGGATTGCGAGCTCCCGGAGCGTGGATCTCCAG ACGCGCATCGTGGAGCTGGAAGGCAGAGTCCGCAGGGCGGCAGCAGAGCGAGGGGCCGTGGAGATGAAAAAGAACGAGTTCCAGGGGGAGCTGGAAAAGCAGCGGGAACAGCTGGACAAAATTCAGTCCAGCCACAATTTTCAGATGGAGAGCGTCAACAAGTTATACCAGGATGAAAAG GCAGTTTTAGTGAATAACATCACCACCAGCGAGAGGCTCATCAGAACCTTGCAAG ACCAGTTAAAGGCCCTGCAGAAGAATTACGGCAGGCTGCAGCAGGATGTCCTTCAGTTTCAGAAGAACCAGACCAACCTGGAGAGGAAGTTCTCCTACGACCT GAACCAGTGCATCAATCAGATGAAAGAGGTGAAGGAGCAGTGTGAAGAGCGAATAGAAGAAGTCACCAAAAAGGGAAATGAGGCTGTAGCTTCCAGAGACCTGAGTGAACAAAAGGACCAAAGCCAGCAG CTCCAAGCCTCCAGTGAGCCCCAGCCCAGGCCGCAGGAAGCAGGCCTGCCCCAGGCAGAGGTGCCACAAGCAAGAGGGAACATGCCCAGCAACAGCGAGCCCCAGACACCAGTCCCCAGTTCTGAGGTGGCTTTGGATTTGAAGAAACAAG AGGGAACCAAGGAGATTCAGGTCGTCAGCAAGGAGGAGCTTCAGAGGGACGGCCTGGGGCTGTCGAAGGAGCCGGGGCGAGAGCAGAATGCGGAAGAAGACAGACGTGTGGGCGGAAAAGGCCGTGGAGAACCTGGAGAACTGGGCCAAACCCCACAGGTGCCAGCTGCCCTGTTGGCAAGCCAGGAGAATCAGGAGATGGAGAGCCCTGAGCGGGACCAGCTCGTCATCCCCGACGGGCAAGAGGAGGAGCGGGATGCCGAAGAGGAAG GGAGAAACCGGCAAAAACTGGGAGCAGAGGAtgactacaacatggatgaaaacGAGGCAGAATCTG
- the GOLM1 gene encoding Golgi membrane protein 1 isoform X3, which produces MMGLGNGRRSMKSPPLVLAALVACIIVLGFNYWIASSRSVDLQTRIVELEGRVRRAAAERGAVEMKKNEFQGELEKQREQLDKIQSSHNFQMESVNKLYQDEKAVLVNNITTSERLIRTLQDQLKALQKNYGRLQQDVLQFQKNQTNLERKFSYDLNQCINQMKEVKEQCEERIEEVTKKGNEAVASRDLSEQKDQSQQLQASSEPQPRPQEAGLPQAEVPQARGNMPSNSEPQTPVPSSEVALDLKKQGEKEGTKEIQVVSKEELQRDGLGLSKEPGREQNAEEDRRVGGKGRGEPGELGQTPQVPAALLASQENQEMESPERDQLVIPDGQEEERDAEEEGRNRQKLGAEDDYNMDENEAESETDKQAALAGNDRNGNGIS; this is translated from the exons ATGATGGGATTGGGAAACGGGCGTCGGAGCATGAAGTCGCCGCCCCTCGTGCTGGCTGCCCTGGTGGCCTGTATCATTGTCCTGGGCTTCAACTACTGGATTGCGAGCTCCCGGAGCGTGGATCTCCAG ACGCGCATCGTGGAGCTGGAAGGCAGAGTCCGCAGGGCGGCAGCAGAGCGAGGGGCCGTGGAGATGAAAAAGAACGAGTTCCAGGGGGAGCTGGAAAAGCAGCGGGAACAGCTGGACAAAATTCAGTCCAGCCACAATTTTCAGATGGAGAGCGTCAACAAGTTATACCAGGATGAAAAG GCAGTTTTAGTGAATAACATCACCACCAGCGAGAGGCTCATCAGAACCTTGCAAG ACCAGTTAAAGGCCCTGCAGAAGAATTACGGCAGGCTGCAGCAGGATGTCCTTCAGTTTCAGAAGAACCAGACCAACCTGGAGAGGAAGTTCTCCTACGACCT GAACCAGTGCATCAATCAGATGAAAGAGGTGAAGGAGCAGTGTGAAGAGCGAATAGAAGAAGTCACCAAAAAGGGAAATGAGGCTGTAGCTTCCAGAGACCTGAGTGAACAAAAGGACCAAAGCCAGCAG CTCCAAGCCTCCAGTGAGCCCCAGCCCAGGCCGCAGGAAGCAGGCCTGCCCCAGGCAGAGGTGCCACAAGCAAGAGGGAACATGCCCAGCAACAGCGAGCCCCAGACACCAGTCCCCAGTTCTGAGGTGGCTTTGGATTTGAAGAAACAAGGTGAGAAAG AGGGAACCAAGGAGATTCAGGTCGTCAGCAAGGAGGAGCTTCAGAGGGACGGCCTGGGGCTGTCGAAGGAGCCGGGGCGAGAGCAGAATGCGGAAGAAGACAGACGTGTGGGCGGAAAAGGCCGTGGAGAACCTGGAGAACTGGGCCAAACCCCACAGGTGCCAGCTGCCCTGTTGGCAAGCCAGGAGAATCAGGAGATGGAGAGCCCTGAGCGGGACCAGCTCGTCATCCCCGACGGGCAAGAGGAGGAGCGGGATGCCGAAGAGGAAG GGAGAAACCGGCAAAAACTGGGAGCAGAGGAtgactacaacatggatgaaaacGAGGCAGAATCTG